In Pseudoalteromonas sp. NC201, a single window of DNA contains:
- the trhP gene encoding prephenate-dependent tRNA uridine(34) hydroxylase TrhP, producing MFVPELLSPAGSLKNMRYAFAYGADAVYAGQPRYSLRVRNNEFDLNNLEIGINEAHQQNKKLYVVSNIAPHNGKVKTYLRDIEPVIAMKPDALIMSDPGLIMLVRDKWPDMPIHLSVQANAVNYAAVQFWAKQGVERVILSRELSLQEIEEIRTLCPDTELEVFVHGALCMAYSGRCLLSGYINKRDPNQGTCTNACRWSYDVKPGQENETGDVVHKVDPKAIIPTLGEGQPSDEVFMLEEQGRPGEYMPAFEDEHGTYIMNSKDLRAVQYVDQLTRMGVHSLKIEGRTKSFYYVARTAQVYRKAIDDAVAGKPFDPSLMKTLENLAHRGYTEGFLKRHVHQDYQNYDYGHSVSDQQQFVGEVLGRTNNGLVEIEVKNKFCTGHSLELMTPKGNIHFNLEHMENKKGEAINDAKGSGHIVKIPLPEDIDLNHAILMRNLGQSEDTRNPFKKA from the coding sequence ATGTTTGTACCAGAACTTCTCTCTCCTGCCGGCAGTTTAAAGAATATGCGTTACGCTTTTGCGTACGGTGCCGACGCTGTGTACGCCGGACAACCAAGATACAGTCTACGCGTACGTAATAACGAATTTGACCTAAACAACCTCGAAATCGGTATTAACGAAGCCCACCAGCAAAACAAAAAGCTCTATGTCGTATCAAATATTGCGCCGCACAACGGCAAAGTGAAAACTTACTTACGTGATATTGAGCCCGTTATCGCGATGAAGCCAGACGCGCTTATCATGTCCGATCCCGGGCTAATTATGCTGGTGCGCGATAAGTGGCCAGACATGCCAATTCACTTATCCGTACAAGCGAATGCTGTTAACTATGCGGCGGTGCAATTTTGGGCCAAACAAGGGGTTGAGCGCGTTATTCTTTCTCGCGAGTTGTCGCTACAAGAAATAGAAGAAATTCGTACATTGTGCCCAGACACTGAGCTTGAAGTGTTCGTTCACGGCGCCTTATGTATGGCCTATTCTGGTCGCTGTTTATTGTCGGGTTATATCAACAAGCGCGATCCAAACCAAGGTACTTGTACCAATGCCTGCCGCTGGAGCTACGATGTCAAACCTGGTCAAGAAAACGAAACCGGGGATGTTGTCCATAAAGTCGATCCAAAAGCGATTATTCCAACCTTAGGGGAAGGTCAACCAAGCGACGAAGTGTTTATGCTCGAAGAGCAAGGTCGTCCAGGTGAATACATGCCTGCATTTGAGGATGAGCATGGTACTTACATCATGAATTCCAAAGATTTACGTGCTGTCCAGTATGTTGATCAACTGACTCGCATGGGCGTGCATAGCCTTAAAATCGAAGGCCGAACCAAGTCATTCTATTACGTTGCTCGCACCGCACAAGTCTATCGTAAAGCCATTGATGATGCTGTTGCGGGTAAACCATTTGACCCAAGCTTAATGAAGACCCTAGAAAACCTAGCCCACCGAGGATATACCGAGGGCTTCTTGAAACGTCATGTACATCAAGACTATCAAAATTACGACTACGGTCATTCGGTGTCTGACCAACAGCAGTTTGTTGGTGAAGTGCTAGGTCGCACTAATAATGGCCTAGTTGAGATTGAGGTTAAAAATAAGTTCTGTACTGGTCACAGCCTAGAATTAATGACGCCTAAGGGCAATATTCATTTTAATCTTGAGCACATGGAAAATAAAAAAGGCGAGGCGATAAATGATGCCAAGGGCTCTGGTCATATCGTCAAAATTCCACTGCCAGAAGACATAGACTTAAATCACGCCATTTTAATGCGCAATTTAGGCCAAAGTGAGGACACTCGTAATCCTTTTAAAAAGGCATAA
- a CDS encoding YfhL family 4Fe-4S dicluster ferredoxin, translating into MALLINDKCINCDMCDPECPNQAIYMGDKIYQIDPDKCTECVGHYDTPTCVSVCPIDCIKPDPNHKESLDQLAEKYLRLTE; encoded by the coding sequence ATGGCATTACTTATTAATGACAAATGTATCAACTGTGATATGTGCGACCCTGAGTGTCCTAATCAAGCTATTTACATGGGCGATAAAATTTATCAAATTGACCCTGACAAATGCACTGAATGTGTCGGCCATTACGACACACCAACCTGTGTGAGTGTCTGCCCCATTGATTGCATCAAACCAGATCCAAACCACAAAGAAAGCCTTGATCAGTTAGCCGAAAAATACCTTCGGCTCACTGAATAA